The Frankiaceae bacterium nucleotide sequence TTACGGGCACGCCGGTCGAGAACCGCCTCACCGACCTCTGGTCGATCCTCGACTGGACGACGCCGGGACTCCTGGGTCCGCTCGAACGGTTCCGCCGCACCGTCGCGATCCCCGTCGAGCGCTACCGCGACCCCGACGCGACCGAACGCCTCGCCCGCGTCGTACGGCCGTTCCTGCTGCGCCGCAGGAAGTCCGACCCCGGCATCGCGCCCGAGCTGCCGCCGAAGATCGAGACCGACCACGTCGTCCCGCTCACCGCCGAGCAGGCCACGCTCTACACCGCCGTCGTCCGCGAGGCCCTCGACACCATCGCGAAGAAGGCCGGCATCGAACGCCGCGGCCTCGTCCTCAAGCTCCTCACCGAGCTCAAGCAGATCTGCAACCACCCCGCCCAGTACCTCGGCCAGGAGGGCCCGACCGACGGGCGTTCCGGCAAGCTCTACGCCCTCGACGAGCTGACCGACGTCATCGTCGACGAGGGCGACGGGGTGCTGGTGTTCTCGCAGTACGTCACCATGTGCCGCCTGCTCGAACGCCACCTCAACGGCCGCGGCATCGACACGGTGTTCCTGCACGGCGGCGTCCCCGCAAGACAGCGCGAGGACATGGTGACGCGCTTCCAGGAGGGCGGCGTGCCGGTCTTCCTGCTGTCGCTCAAGGCCGGCGGCACCGGCCTCAACCTCACCCGCGCCACCCACGTCATCCACTACGACCGCTGGTGGAACCCCGCCGTCGAGGACCAGGCCACCGACCGCGCGCACCGCATCGGCCAGGACCGCGCCGTGCAGGTGCACAAGCTCATGGCCGAGGGCACGCTCGAGGACCGCATCGCCGACGTCATGGCGCGCAAGCGCGAGCTCGCCGAGTCGGTCGTCGGCGCGGGCGAGGCGTGGCTGACGGAACTGTCCGACGACGAGCTGGCCGAGCTGGTGAGCCTCGGATGACGAAGCCGTTCGGGACGACGTGGTGGGGCCGCGAGTGGATGGCCGCGCTCGAACGCCGCGCCGGTCTCGACCCCGCGCGCCTCGCCCGCGGCAAGGCGTACGCGCGCGGCAACGCCGTCCGCTCCCTCGACGTCACACCCGGCAGCGTCACCGCCGTCGTGCGCGGCTCGCGGGTCGTGCCGTACGACGTCACGGTCGCGCTGCGGACGTTCACCGGCGAGGAGTGGAAGCGGCTGTACGACGTCGTCTCCGCCCGCATCGCGCACGCCGCCGCGCTGCTCGACGGCGAGCTGCCCGCCGACCTCGTCGCCGACGTCGCCGCGGCCGGCCTGTCGCTGCTGCCCGAGCCCGGCGACCTCAAGCTGACCTGCTCGTGCCCCGACGAGGCGGTGCCGTGCAAGCACGCCGCGGCGGTCTGCTACCTCGTCGCGGACCTGCTCGACGGCGACCCGTTCGAGCTGCTGCTGCTGCGCGGCCGTACGCGCGCCGAAGTGCTGGGAGCGTTGCGCGCCAGGCGTTCCGGGGAGTCGGCCGATGTCCTCGTCGCCGCGGAGGCCGACGACGAGGACGCGGCGGAGGCGTTCGCGCGGGTGCCCGCGCCCCTGCCCGACCTGCCGCTGCCGCCGCACCGTCCGGGCAAGCCGAGCCCGCTCGTCGGCGCGCCGCCCGAGGGCACCGTCTCGCCGGCCGACCTGCAGGCGCTCGCCGCCGACGCGGCGCAGCGCGCGTGGGAGCTCGTCACAGGCGCGGGCGACGGCGGCCTCACGCTGTCGGCCGAGGAGGACCTGGCGCGCCGCGCGGCGTCGTTGCTCGGCACGACGTCACTCGACCGGCTCGCGAAGAAGGCCGGCCTGCCCGCGCGCCAGCTCTCGCGGCGGGCGGCGGCGTGGCTGCGCGGCGGGCGGTACGCGCTCGCGATCATGGAGCAGACCTGGTCGCCCGACGAGGCCGACGTCTACGAGGGCGTCGCCGCGCTCGGCGGCAACGCGCACGTCTACCGCAACCAGGTCAGCGACGCGTCGGACTCCAAGCAGCTGCGGCTCGGACAGGACGGGCTCTGGTACCCGCTGCACCGCCGCAGCGGCACGTGGGAGCTGGCCGGCCCGCCGAACGCCGACCCCCGCGCCGCCCTCGCGGGGATCGGGTAGTCAGTCGAAGCAGCCGTGCTCGTTCTGCTCGTACGCCGCGATGAGGTCGCCGACGTGCGCGGACGGCGGGCAGGGCACGTACCGGCGCCAGCGGGAGTGCGAGTCGCCCCACCACAGGGTCCACTCAGACCGCGCGTACCGGAACTGCGCCATCTCGCGCCGCGTCCACTCGCCCTCCCCGTCCCACGGCGGCGCGTGCTCGTACAACGTCACGCGGTCGTTGTCGGCGACGAGCTCCCAGCGCAGCTCGATGTGCGGTGGCGGGCCGCTCTCGGCGACCCAGTTCTCAATCCGCTTGACGTCCAGGACAGGGAGCACGAGCGGGACGATAGCGCGCCGTACGCTCCCCGCATGGCGTACGACGAGGTGCTGGCCGAGCGGGTCCGCGAGCTGTGCGGGCTGCCGGAGAAGCGGATGTTCGGCGGGGCGACGTTCATGCTCGACGGCAACATGGCCGTCGGGATCATCGGCGACGACCTCGCGGTGCGGGTCCCGCGCGACGAGTACGAGGCGACCCTGACGGAGCCCGGCGCGCGGCCGTTCGACTTCACCGGCAGGCCGATGACCGGCTGGGTCATGGTGTCCGGCGAGGTGCTCGACGACGACGTGCTGGCGGTGTGGGTGTCGCGGTCGATGGCGTACGCGGAGTCCCTGCCGCCCAAGTGATTCGGGCGTTTCCAGGACACGGCGGCATGCGCGGGTGACGATGGCGTCCGGTCCGTACGACATCGGGGGAACGCCATGTCCGCCAAGCTCCGCCTCGCCGCCGCGCTCGCCGTGGTGCTCCTGGGCGCCACCGCCTGCGAGGACGTCACGCCCGACCCGGCCGCGCTGACGGGTTCACCGCGCGCATCGACCGCACGGCCGGCAGCGCGGCGTACGCCCGCGGCGCGGCCGGCCACGAAGCCGCCGGTCCGGGCGACCACGCGGCCGACGAAGGCGACGGTCGTCGCGACCCGCACCCCGGCGCCCGTACGGACGACCGTGAAGCCACGGCCGCTCGTCGCGACGACGTGCGGCGCACCCGCCAACCCGTGGGGCTACAACTTCTGCGGTCGCGGCTCGGTCATCTCCCGGCCGCCGTCCGCGTTCTGCGACTACTTCGACTGCATCGCCAGCTTCTGGGAGAGCACGAACGGCTACGTCATGCAGTGCGACGACGGCATGTTCAGCCACTCCGGTGGACGCCAAGGCAGCTGTTCGCACCACGGCGGCAACG carries:
- a CDS encoding SWIM zinc finger family protein; amino-acid sequence: MTKPFGTTWWGREWMAALERRAGLDPARLARGKAYARGNAVRSLDVTPGSVTAVVRGSRVVPYDVTVALRTFTGEEWKRLYDVVSARIAHAAALLDGELPADLVADVAAAGLSLLPEPGDLKLTCSCPDEAVPCKHAAAVCYLVADLLDGDPFELLLLRGRTRAEVLGALRARRSGESADVLVAAEADDEDAAEAFARVPAPLPDLPLPPHRPGKPSPLVGAPPEGTVSPADLQALAADAAQRAWELVTGAGDGGLTLSAEEDLARRAASLLGTTSLDRLAKKAGLPARQLSRRAAAWLRGGRYALAIMEQTWSPDEADVYEGVAALGGNAHVYRNQVSDASDSKQLRLGQDGLWYPLHRRSGTWELAGPPNADPRAALAGIG
- a CDS encoding DUF3024 domain-containing protein, with the protein product MLPVLDVKRIENWVAESGPPPHIELRWELVADNDRVTLYEHAPPWDGEGEWTRREMAQFRYARSEWTLWWGDSHSRWRRYVPCPPSAHVGDLIAAYEQNEHGCFD
- a CDS encoding TfoX/Sxy family protein; this encodes MAYDEVLAERVRELCGLPEKRMFGGATFMLDGNMAVGIIGDDLAVRVPRDEYEATLTEPGARPFDFTGRPMTGWVMVSGEVLDDDVLAVWVSRSMAYAESLPPK